CGGGGAAATACCCGGCTTCTATTCTCTAATTGGCGGTTTAATCGTACTGGCCACCATCACTTTACGTTACAGTTTAAATTTTAATGCAGTGAAAGAAACTACTCTATTGAATGTCGGGGAGACAAAATAAAATAGGCTGTATCAAGACGAACATCAATAGACACTTTAGACACTTTCCGCGAAATTATAAATCTAAGTATCTTTCCAGGAGCTTACAACAAAGTAGGCTCCTTTTTTCATTGATCGTAGGGCGTAATTGTGGTACAGTAAAGCCATAAAAAGGAGGTGGAGACTATGCCTCGGATTATTCCAATTCGAGATTTGAAAAACACAAGTGAGATTTCTCAAATGTGTCACGCATCCAATGAACCTATTTTTATAACCAAAAATGGTTATGGTGATATGGTAATCATGAGTATGAAAATATATGAAGAAAAAATGTTCATGCTTGACGTATACAGCAAGCTCATTGCATCCGAGGAACAGTTGGCGGAAGGAAAAGTGCTGGATGGTGACGCTTCGTTAAAAAGCATAAGAGAAAAATACAATGTATAGATTGATTGTCTCAGAACTTGCGCATCAAGATTTAGACAATATTGTTTCGTACATTGCCATAAAATTGGCGAATCCTATGGCAGCTAGAGATTTCCTAAATGAAGTGGATAGCTGCTGCTATTATGAATATTCTAGACTTTATAATCATCTGCCAATCACAGGTGATTTTTTTATGCCTATTTTCAAGGGGTGATTCCTTGCGCATAACCATTTCGTTTACTAAGCGAAAACTGGATTTATTGTAAAGCAAAGTCTTCAGAAGCTGGAATTTGTGACAAACGGATAATCCTTTTGCCTTGAGAAAAACCGTTGGATATATAAGTTATTTAATTTTATTTGCAAAAAAATCAAAATAAAATCAAAATTGGAATTATTTAACTTGTGGAGTATCAGCTTGATGTATAATACTATTGATATAGGAAAAAAGAGGCAAAATATCGTTTTAAACATTACTAATCATTTGATAATTGAAAATAAGGGGGAAGCTGTATGAATATCGACCATTCCAAAATGGAAAAAAGGACATTTCATTTTAATTTGAATCATTGTTCGAAAATCCAAAACTTTAAGCTTGCGGTCGGAGCAACCAAATATGAAATAAAACGTCACACCCCTGAGACTATCGCGTTTTACCGACGTGAAAACCGGTTTCTAGCCTTAATGGCTGAAGATGAGATTCGAAATATTACCCATTATGCTGAGGAAATTGCCCTGCCGAATGAGACAGTTCAAATGCTAAAAGTGACATTTGATACAGGGGACACGTCGGTCAATATTCCGGGATTGGCGTTAATGTGGGTTCATGTTCCAGCAGCTCATCGCCTCAAGCACCGGCAGAAAAAGATCAATGCCGGCAGCAAAATTCACCATCCTAAAGTAAAGTTGCTTTGCGATTCAAAACCTTTTTCTATCGATGAAATGCTCAGGATTTATGGCGAAGCCGATTATACAATTACCCCCATGGATATTGCGGTAGCGATAGTGTTTCAGCATCCCCAACTTGCAAGCATCGACCCGAAAACTGCCGCCATCGTCCTCGATGATCATATCAAGAAAGCGCCGGACCTAATTAATTTTGCAAATTCCATTTCCGCTCAGGGTCCCGCGACCCCCGCGGGAGGATGGGCCACCATTTGTCCCTCAGTCGACAAGGACGGCAAGGCATTAACATGGGGAAAAGACTACCCTTCCCATAAAGAGGGCGATGTGGTCTATCAATATAAGCTTTCTGCCAAAACCCTGGACGCCTCGGGCGATTCATTAAGTTATTCCTTAACCTCATCACAGGACGATGACGCTCTTAAAAATATTACATGGTCTGTCAATCAGGGTTCCGGCGCCATGAGTGTTCAAAATTTATCCACCAGTAAACTTCTGGCTACAGCTAGCGATAATAGTGGTTATTCCTTTACAGTAAACTGCAAAACAGCAGGTTGCGGCCTGACGGTTTACGATAATTCACTGAAATATTCCAAGACAGATAGTACTTTTTCAATTAATGTCAAGAACAACTTTCTTCGTACTTTAAGCGCCTATGTCGAGTTTTATGATGAGGCGGGCAATGTCGTTCATAAGCCGGATAATTGGAAAGAGAACTTACCCGATTGGCTGCAAAGCATTTTTGAGACAGACAGTAAAAAGTTCATCTCTTCCGTAACCTGCGTTAATGTCATCTTGGGGATTCCGATGCCCACCGACCCAACGAATCTTTCATTCTCATGGCCGGAAGAGGCTGTATCTTGTAAGATCATGCTTGGTGGTGCGGGAACCAGCGAGTGGGACGAAGCTGTCGATTTAGGGGGAGTATTTTTAACCGGCATATTCCAATTTGGCATTCCCCTTCTGTTCCTGGCGGCAGGGGCCGTCATCACCAGCACAAGCTGGTTTAAATCGTTTATAGCCGATAAAGATAATGTTGCTGCCGCTCTTGGAGTCACCTTTGGTATAGTAGGGGGCGGAACAGCGACCGCCTGCGCGGTTTTTAATGTCAAAAAGGTATTAACTATTCTCGCCGACGCGATAGCCGGCATTATTGCCGGGCCGGGGCTTGAAAAACTGGCTGTCTATATATGTGAAAAGTTAACAGAGGCCGAAATGGAAGAGGCCATTCCCTATGTCGGCATGGCGACTGCCATTGCCAACCGGGCCATCCAATTTGGTGAGATAACCGAATCAACCGTTGAAATCCTCTGTTCGCCCGCGACCTACAAAGTCGATGTCAACCGCACACTGCCGCTCCAAGTGAAGATCCATCCCGATCCGACGCATGGTACCGCCGAAAACCCAGCGGTTTGGCCTGAGGTTAGCGACCATTACCAGGTCATTGTCCAGTATA
This window of the Methylomusa anaerophila genome carries:
- a CDS encoding type II toxin-antitoxin system Phd/YefM family antitoxin: MPRIIPIRDLKNTSEISQMCHASNEPIFITKNGYGDMVIMSMKIYEEKMFMLDVYSKLIASEEQLAEGKVLDGDASLKSIREKYNV